The DNA sequence TGCGGCAGCTGCGTCTGGAGGCCCATGAGGCGTCCGGGGTGCGGCTGCCCAGCGTGATGCGCCGCCTGTCGGCGGGCGAACAGGTCGACGTCGAGACCGAGGTGCCGCTCCTGGAGTACGACAGGAACGAGATGGGGGAGGTCGGCCGGGCCCTCAACACGCTTCAGCGCGCCGCCGTGGAGGCCGCCGTGAAGCAGGCCGAACTGCGCGCCGGCGTCTCCGAGGTGTTCGTCAACCTCGCCCGCCGCAGCCAGGTCCTGCTGCACAAGCAGCTCACCCTCCTGGACACCATGGAGCGCAGGACCGAGGACACCGAGGAACTCGCCGACCTGTTCCGGCTGGACCACCTCACCACCCGTATGCGCCGGCACGCCGAGGGCCTGGTGATCCTCTCCGGCGCCGCCCCCTCCCGGCAGTGGCGCAAGCCCGTCCAGCTCATGGACGTCGTCCGCGCCTCGGTCGCCGAGGTCGAGGACTACGAACGGGTCGAGGTCCGCAGGCTGCCGAGGGTCGCCGTCACCGGACCGGCCGTCGCCGACCTCACCCATCTCGTGGCCGAACTGCTGGAGAACGCCACGGTGTTCTCCCCGCCCCACACCGCCGTCCAAGTCGTGGGCGAGCGCGTGGCCAACGGCTTCACCCTGGAGATCCACGACCGGGGGCTCGGCATGGCCGCCGACGCCCTCCTGGACGCCAACCTCCGGCTCGCCGAGACCCCGGAGTTCGAGCTCTCCGACACGGACCGGCTCGGACTGTTCGTGGTCAGCCGTCTCGCCCAGCGCCAGAACGTCCGGGTCTCCCTGCAACCCTCCCCGTACGGCGGCACCACGGCGGTCGTCTTCATCCCCGACGCCCTGCTGACGGACGACGTCCCGGACACCAACGGCGTCGGCTTCCGTCTCGACCGCCCCCGGCGCACCAAGGACCGCGAACCGGAGGAGAGCCGCCGCGCCGCGCTCTCCCAGCCCGTACAGCTGCCCCGGCTGCCCGCCTCGCTGCTGGACGGCCCCGTCGAACTGGAAGCCCCCGTCGACCTGGACGCCCTCGACGGCTTCACCGGCGCCCTCGGCGACGAGGAGGGTGAGGACGGCGGCCTCTTCCGCCCCCGCAGCTCCCTGACCGGCGGCGCCGACGAGCGGCCCGGCCGCGGCCCGCATCAGCCGGAACCCGGCGGGCACGAGGGCACGGACCCGGGCGCGGACGACCGGACGGGCGCCCCGGCCCCGCCGGGCCGCAGGGCGACACCCAAGCTGGTCAGCTCCCACGGACGCCCGGTGCGCGACCAGCGCACGCGGGGCGAACGCGCGGACGAGGACGACGCGGCCACGGCACCGGCCCGCGACGACTCGGCAACGGCACCCACGCTGCCGACCCGCCGCCGGGGCGAGGACCCCGTACGCCGCCGGACCACCCGCCGTACGGGCCCGGAGCCGCTGTCCCCGCTCCCGTCCCGCCGCCGCACCGAGCGTCTCTCCGCCGCCGACGAACCCGGCGGGCCGGACGCGGAGGCGCCCCCGCCGCTGCCCGCCCGCCGACGGCACACCGACCCGGCCCGCCCCGCGCACAGCGCCGGGGAGCGGGGCGCGTCCCCGTCACCCGCCGGCCCCGCGCGCGACGACCGCTCCGGCCCGCCGGCCGGCCTGCCCCAGCGGGTCCGCCGCCCCGCGAACACGGCGAGCGGCGCGGACGATGCCCCGCCGGCGGCCGAGGGACCGGACAGCGGCTCCCCGGCGCCCGGCGCCGGGGCACTGCCCCGGCGCGTACGGCAGGCCAGCCTCGCCCCGCAGCTCAAGCGCGGTGGGGAACGGCGGAACGAGGACGCCGCCCGGCCCGTTGAACGAGATGCCGACGAAGTACGCAGCCGCATGGCCTCGCTCCAGCGGGGCTGGCAGCGTGGCCGCGCGGAGAACGCCGCGGGCGACGACGCCGACAGCGGCACAGCACCACGACGAACGACAGAGGGGGACGGTCGATGACCGCACCGAAGGGCACCGGCCACAGCACGACGGACAAGGGCGAGCTGAACTGGCTTCTCGACGACCTCGTGGACCGCGTCGCCAGCATCCGCAAGGCGATCGTGCTCTCCGGCGACGGCCTGGCCACGGGCGCGTCGAAGGACCTGACCCGCGAGGACAGCGAGCACCTGGCCGCCGTCGCCTCCGGCTTCCACAGCCTCGCCAAGGGCGTGGGCCGCCACTTCGAGGCCGGCCAGGTCCGCCAGACCGTCGTCGAACTCGACGAAGCGTTCCTCTTCGTCACCGCGGCGGGCGACGGCAGCTGCCTCGCCGTCCTCGCGGACGCCGACTCGGACGTCGGACAGGTCGCCTACGAGATGACGCTTCTGGTGAAGCGGGTCGGAGTCCATCTGGGCGCCGCTCCGCGCACCGATGTGCCCTCGGGCGGGTAGTGGGGTGACATGAGCGCTGACGGTCAGGGGAGAAGCCACTGGTTCGACGACGAGGCCGGACCGGTCGTCCGCCCGTACGCCATGACGCGGGGCCGCACCACCAGTGCGGCCCAGCACCGCCTCGACCTGATCGCGGTGGTCGTCACGGAACCGGACGCGGACGATCCCGAGACGGATCCCACACTCTCCCCGGAGCATGTGGACATCGTCGAACTGTGCCGTGACGTCCCGCAGACGGTCGCGGAACTCGCGGCCGAACTCGACCTGCCGATAGGAGTCGTCCGGGTCCTCGTCGGAGATCTCGTGGACAGCGCGTTCGTCCATGTGAACCGGCCCGTACCCCCGGCGGAACTGCCGGACGAGAGTATTCTGCGCGACGTGATCAACGGCCTCCGGGCGCTGTGACCGGCGCGGAAGCGGGGTACTGACGTGACAGGCTGGCAGTTCTGGGTCGACCGGGGCGGCACCTTCACCGACATCGTCGCGCGGCGCCCCGACGGCAGCCTGCTCACCCACAAGGTGCTGTCCGGGCATCCGGCACCGGACCGCTCCCGGCCCCGGGCGGGCCGGGGGCCCGCCGGCAGCGACGCGGCCGTCCTGGGCGTCCGCGAGCTGCTGGCCGGGTCCGACGCCCCCGTCGACGCCGTGCGCATGGGGACCACCGTCGCCACCAACGCCCTCCTCGAACGCAAGGGTGAGCGCACCCTGCTGGTCGTCACCCGCGGCTTCCGCGACGCACTGCGCATCGCCTACCAGAACCGCCCCCGCATCTTCGCCCGCCGCATCGACCTGCCCGAGCCGCTGTACGAGCGGGTGATCGAAGTGGACGAGCGCATCGCCGCCGACGGCACCGTCCTGCGCGCCCCGGACCTCGACGCCCTCACCGGGCCGCTGCGCACGGCGTACGACGACGGGATCCGCGCCGTCGCCGTGGTCTGCCTGCACAGCCATCTGCACCCCGCCCACGAACAGGCGGTCGGGGAACTCGCCGCCCGCGTCGGCTTCCCGCAGATCTCGCTGTCCAGCGAGGTCAGCCCCCTGATGAAGCTCGTCCCGCGCGGGGACACCGCCGTGGTCGACGCCTACCTCTCGCCCGTGCTGCGCCGCTACGTCCGGCAGGTCACCGGCGAACTCGAAGGCGTACGGCTGATGTTCATGCAGTCCAACGGGGGGCTCGCCGAGGCCGGGCAGTTCCGCGGCAAGGACGCCGTCCTCTCCGGGCCGGCCGGCGGCATCGTCGGCATGGCCCGCATGTCGCAACTCGCCGGCTTCGACCATGTCATCGGCTTCGACATGGGCGGCACCTCCACCGACGTCTCGCACTTCGCGGGCGCGTACGAACGGGTCCTCACCACGCAGATCGCCGGAGTGCGGCTGCGCGCGCCCATGCTGGACATCCACACCGTCGCCGCGGGGGGAGGGTCGGTCCTGCACTTCGACGGCTCCCGCTACCGCGTGGGCCCGGACTCGGCCGGCGCGGACCCGGGTCCCGCCTGCTACCGCCGCGGCGGGCCGCTCGCCGTCACCGACGCCAACGTCATGCTCGGCCGCATCCAGCCCGCCCACTTCCCCGCCGTGTTCGGCCCGGACGGCGACCAGCCCCTCGACGCCGGAGTCGTCCGCGACCGCTTCGCCGCCCTCGCGCGCGACATCCGTGACCGGACGGGAGACGACCGCACCCCCGAGCAGGTGGCCGAGGGCTACCTGCAGATCGCCGTCGCCAACATCGCCCAGGCGATCAAGCGGATCTCGGTGCAGAAGGGCCACGACATCACCCGGTACGCCCTGACCACCTTCGGCGGGGCGGGCGGACAGCACGCGTGCATGGTCGCCGACTCCCTCGGCATCCGCACCGTCCTCGTCCCGCCCATGGCGGGCCTCCTGTCCGCGCTCGGCATCGGCCTCGCCGACACCACGGCCATGCGCGAGCAGTCCGTGGAGGCCCCGCTGGAGCCCGCCGCCATGCCCCGCGTCCACAGGACCGCCGACGACCTGGAGGCGGCGGCCCGCGCCGAACTCCTCGCCGAGGACGTCCCCGGGGAACGCGTCGAGGTCACCCGCCGCGCCCAGCTGCGCTACGACGGCACCGACACCACCCTCACCGTCGAGCTGACCGAGCCCGACACGATGCGGCGCACCTTCGAGGAACGTCATCGCGCCACGTACTCCTTCACACTCGACCGGCCGATCGTCGTCGAGTCCCTCTCCGTGGAAGCCACCGGCCTCACCGAACCCCCCGATCTCTCCGCCCTCGCCCCCTACGAAGGCACCCCTCGTCACGCCCCCGACGCCCCCCGGACCGTCCGCCTCCACACCGGCGGCACCTGGCGCGAGGCGCCCCTGCACCGCCGCGAGGACCTTCCCCCCGGCGCACCCGTCACCGGCCCGGCGATCATCACCGAATCCGGTGCGACGACCGTCGTCGACGAGGGCTGGCGGGCCGCGGCGACCGAGCACGGGCATCTGGTCATGGAACGCGTCGCGGTCACGCAGAGTTCCGACGCCGACACGGAAGTCGACCCGGTGCTGCTGGAGGTCTTCAACAACCTCTTCATGTCCATCGCGGAACAGATGGGCGCCCGCCTGGAGTCCACCGCCCAGTCCGTCAACATCAAGGAGCGCCTGGACTTCTCCTGCGCCCTGTTCGACCCGGACGGGAACCTGGTGGCCAACGCCCCGCACATCCCCGTCCACCTGGGATCCATGGGCACGAGCGTCAAGGAGGTCATCCGGCGGCGCGGCACCGCCATGCGCCCCGGCGACACCTACGCCGTCAACGACCCGTACCACGGCGGCACCCATCTGCCCGACGTCACCGTGATCACCCCGGTCTTCGGTACCGGGCCCGCCGACGCCACGGAGAGTGACCGGAAGGTCCTCTTCTACGTGGCCTCACGCGGCCACCACGCCGAGATCGGCGGCATCGCCCCCGGCTCCATGCCGGCCCACAGCCGCACCATCGACGAGGAGGGCGTCCTCTTCGACAACTGGCCGCTCGCCGAGAACGGCCGCTTCCGCGAGGAGGAGACCCTCCGCCTCCTCACCGGGGCGCCCCACCCCTCCCGCAACCCGCAGACCAACCTGGCCGACCTGCGCGCCCAGATCGCCGCCAACCACAAGGGCGTCGACGAGGTCGGCCGCATGATCGAGCACTTCGGACTCGACGTCGTCCAGGCCTACATGAAGCACGTCCAGGACAACGCCGAGGAGGCGGTGCGCCGGGTCGTCGACGCCCTCGACGACGGCGCGTACGCCTACGAGACCGACGCGGGCGCGGTCATCCGCGTACGCGTGCGCGTGGACCGCCGCGACCGCAGCGCGACCATCGACTTCACGGGCACGTCCGCCCAGCTGCCCACCAACTTCAACGCCCCCTTCTCGGTCGTCAACGCGGCCGTCCTCTACGTCTTCCGCACCCTGGTGGACGACGACATCCCGCTCAACGACGGC is a window from the Streptomyces capillispiralis genome containing:
- a CDS encoding sensor histidine kinase; protein product: MRFRGKSIRRKIVALLLVPLLSLTTIWAFTTVITGREASHLFDVSSVMEEVGYPVEDTVRVLQQERRQTLVHLADPRSSDGLAALRRSRAATDRAIAGVRRSAADSEIHEAMHGDTAELTAVLDSFDGIESLRRSVEDGTVNRSQALDLYNRLIDPCYVLLADLHVVEDVELDKQYRALVTLARARELLSREDALLGSALIVGKLSRAELRDVSDLVAQRTLMYDAGLPQLPVAERDRYETFWKNAASAPLRVGEEAAISSGTGTPRGITARSWDTAAGNVLSELAALNDQATDRYQERVRPVAMGVITQAVVAGTLGLIALLVSLFLSVRVGRGLVRDLRQLRLEAHEASGVRLPSVMRRLSAGEQVDVETEVPLLEYDRNEMGEVGRALNTLQRAAVEAAVKQAELRAGVSEVFVNLARRSQVLLHKQLTLLDTMERRTEDTEELADLFRLDHLTTRMRRHAEGLVILSGAAPSRQWRKPVQLMDVVRASVAEVEDYERVEVRRLPRVAVTGPAVADLTHLVAELLENATVFSPPHTAVQVVGERVANGFTLEIHDRGLGMAADALLDANLRLAETPEFELSDTDRLGLFVVSRLAQRQNVRVSLQPSPYGGTTAVVFIPDALLTDDVPDTNGVGFRLDRPRRTKDREPEESRRAALSQPVQLPRLPASLLDGPVELEAPVDLDALDGFTGALGDEEGEDGGLFRPRSSLTGGADERPGRGPHQPEPGGHEGTDPGADDRTGAPAPPGRRATPKLVSSHGRPVRDQRTRGERADEDDAATAPARDDSATAPTLPTRRRGEDPVRRRTTRRTGPEPLSPLPSRRRTERLSAADEPGGPDAEAPPPLPARRRHTDPARPAHSAGERGASPSPAGPARDDRSGPPAGLPQRVRRPANTASGADDAPPAAEGPDSGSPAPGAGALPRRVRQASLAPQLKRGGERRNEDAARPVERDADEVRSRMASLQRGWQRGRAENAAGDDADSGTAPRRTTEGDGR
- a CDS encoding roadblock/LC7 domain-containing protein, which encodes MTAPKGTGHSTTDKGELNWLLDDLVDRVASIRKAIVLSGDGLATGASKDLTREDSEHLAAVASGFHSLAKGVGRHFEAGQVRQTVVELDEAFLFVTAAGDGSCLAVLADADSDVGQVAYEMTLLVKRVGVHLGAAPRTDVPSGG
- a CDS encoding DUF742 domain-containing protein, giving the protein MSADGQGRSHWFDDEAGPVVRPYAMTRGRTTSAAQHRLDLIAVVVTEPDADDPETDPTLSPEHVDIVELCRDVPQTVAELAAELDLPIGVVRVLVGDLVDSAFVHVNRPVPPAELPDESILRDVINGLRAL
- a CDS encoding hydantoinase B/oxoprolinase family protein translates to MTGWQFWVDRGGTFTDIVARRPDGSLLTHKVLSGHPAPDRSRPRAGRGPAGSDAAVLGVRELLAGSDAPVDAVRMGTTVATNALLERKGERTLLVVTRGFRDALRIAYQNRPRIFARRIDLPEPLYERVIEVDERIAADGTVLRAPDLDALTGPLRTAYDDGIRAVAVVCLHSHLHPAHEQAVGELAARVGFPQISLSSEVSPLMKLVPRGDTAVVDAYLSPVLRRYVRQVTGELEGVRLMFMQSNGGLAEAGQFRGKDAVLSGPAGGIVGMARMSQLAGFDHVIGFDMGGTSTDVSHFAGAYERVLTTQIAGVRLRAPMLDIHTVAAGGGSVLHFDGSRYRVGPDSAGADPGPACYRRGGPLAVTDANVMLGRIQPAHFPAVFGPDGDQPLDAGVVRDRFAALARDIRDRTGDDRTPEQVAEGYLQIAVANIAQAIKRISVQKGHDITRYALTTFGGAGGQHACMVADSLGIRTVLVPPMAGLLSALGIGLADTTAMREQSVEAPLEPAAMPRVHRTADDLEAAARAELLAEDVPGERVEVTRRAQLRYDGTDTTLTVELTEPDTMRRTFEERHRATYSFTLDRPIVVESLSVEATGLTEPPDLSALAPYEGTPRHAPDAPRTVRLHTGGTWREAPLHRREDLPPGAPVTGPAIITESGATTVVDEGWRAAATEHGHLVMERVAVTQSSDADTEVDPVLLEVFNNLFMSIAEQMGARLESTAQSVNIKERLDFSCALFDPDGNLVANAPHIPVHLGSMGTSVKEVIRRRGTAMRPGDTYAVNDPYHGGTHLPDVTVITPVFGTGPADATESDRKVLFYVASRGHHAEIGGIAPGSMPAHSRTIDEEGVLFDNWPLAENGRFREEETLRLLTGAPHPSRNPQTNLADLRAQIAANHKGVDEVGRMIEHFGLDVVQAYMKHVQDNAEEAVRRVVDALDDGAYAYETDAGAVIRVRVRVDRRDRSATIDFTGTSAQLPTNFNAPFSVVNAAVLYVFRTLVDDDIPLNDGCLRPLRIIVPPGSMLAPEPPAAVVAGNVETSQAVTGALYAALGVQAEGSGTMNNVTFGNARHQYYETVASGSGAGDGFPGASAVQTHMTNSRLTDPEVLEWRLPVRLEEFAVRRGSGGPGRWRGGDGAVRRIRFLEPMTVSTLSQHRRVPPYGMAGGGPGARGAHRIERADGTVTALGGSDSADVGPGDVFVIETPGGGGYGPPPDSHQAGEVIDDLRAF